In the genome of Yarrowia lipolytica chromosome 1B, complete sequence, the window TCAAAAACGGCAAACTGCTGCATCTCAGATACGTCTACGCCATTGTGGTCGGCGCCATCAAGCtgttcaaggaggagcccaccATGGTCGAGACTCCCGTTCCCGAGggaaccaccaccaccgtgTGCGGAGACACCCACGGGCAGTTCTTTGATCTGCTGGAAATTTTCAAGCTCAACGGCTGGCCTTCCGCCACCCACAGATATGTGTTCAACGGCGACTTTGTGGACCGAGGGTCGTGGTCGGCAGAAATTGCCATTCTGCTGTACgctctcaagctgctgaacCCGTCGTTCATCTACCTGAACCGGGGCAACCACGAGACTGACGACATGAACGCCGTCTACGGCTTTGAGGGCGAAATCAAGCATAAATACAACGAACGGACCTTCAAGCTCTTTTCAGAGTCCTTTTCGGCTCTGCCTCTGGCCCATCTCATTGGAGGCGCCTACTTTGTTGTTCATGGCggtctcttctccaaggacgGCGTCACTCTGGACGACATTCGAGCATACTCACGATTTTCGCGAAAACAGCCTGGCAACTCCGGTCTTATGATGGAGATGCTGTGGACCGACCCGCAGCCCGAAAACGGCCGGTCGCCGTCCCAGAGAGGAGTGGGTATCCGTTTCGGACCCGACGTGACCGAGGCCTTCTGCAAGGAGAACGGGCTGAAGGGAGTTCTGCGATCCCACGAGGTGCGAATGGGAGGCTACGAGGTGGAGCATAACGGCAAGCTGGTGACGGTCTTCTCGGCCCCCAACTACTGCGATTCCCAGGGCAACAAGGGCGCCTACATCAACATTGGACATGATCTGGAGATGCAGTTTAACGTCTTTGATGCCCAACCTCATCCCGATGTCAAGCCCATGGCTTACAGCAACCGGCTCATGGGTTAACGGATTTGGAAACTAGTGGCCGAAGGTCACGAGTGGACAACAAGCCGTTCGAAAGTTGACGTTTGAAACTAGACGTTTgaagctacaagtagaggTTTGAACTAGACGTTCGAAAGTAGACGTTTGACGTTCGACGCTCGACGCTCGACGCTCGACGCTCGCGTGGCATTCTCGtgaaataaaatatatGTATTTGTAGACTCATTACTTAGGATCATCTAATGGTCCATCAGATCATCTCATACTTGTTCTTTGATAATTCTTGCACCAACATATCGCCGTGACTTTCTGATTCATCTGGCATCGCCCATAACTTGCCGCCCAACCACCTTTACTACTACTGCCTCTAAAAATTACCCAATCCGTTACTATAAATAGGTGTTTCACACGTTTCTACTAGACCATGTTCCACGTTTGTTAATATCGAGGCGACCTGGATCTGTGGTTGTTCTCGCGAGACCTGTCCCGACTGCGCCTACTCTCTGAGGACCTCCTCTCTGAGGACCTCCTCTCTGAGTACCCCCTTTCTCTAGACCTCTCCCTGCTCCTCCCTGGCCGGGTGTCGTCCTCTCTGTCTCCATCCGCCCCATCACTTTCGTCTCGGTTCACGTCAGCCCGTCTCCTTTTCTTCCTTCGCTTGGTCACAGACTGCTTATCGTAgtcctcatcctcgtcgtATCCCGTTCCCACCTGTTCGGCTCCAGAAAGCCCGGAAATCGACAACCCTGCCGCCGCCTGGTCGTGGCCCTGGTTGTAGATTGACGTGAGGGCGTAGATCTTGTTGCGGGCTTCCGCCTGGTCCTTGTGGTGGCGCACAATCTTGTCCACCACCGAAGAAAACttgacattgtgtgtgGAAGAGGTGCTGGGCTGGATCTCCTTCAACTTTTCCGGAGGCGGTCGCATATCGAAACGAGTCACCCGACCGGTCCGTGAGCCCGTGCTCGACACACTTCCGTCCCTGGAACCTGTGTATCTGTCTCGGTAGTCCCGGTCTCTGTAGTCTCTATCTCTGTAGTCTCTATCTCTGTAGTCTCTATCTCTGTagtctctgtctctgtagTCTCTATCTCTGTGATCTCTGTCGCATGTGTGCCTGTTCTCATCACGCTCCAACTCCTCTTTGATGAACCGGTCGAGGATCTCAAACTTCCTGGTGGCTCGCTCGCGCTCCTGACGCTTCAAATGGCCGTTGTGCGAGTCCACGCCGGCCACGACCCGCGTCAGAAAGTGCCGGTTGGGTCGGTTTCTGGGGCCACTGTCGCGGGAGCCCCGGGTGAGTGAATGTCCATGGCTCAGCCGGCTGGCCGGGTTGGCTTCTCTCAAGAGAGCCTGTCGAATCTCTTGGTCGCTcatgtgtttttgtgtAACCGGGATATCTAGACATCAAGTCCTGGTGGCGGGAAAATATACGACAACGGCGTCGGGCCGGTGTGCAAAATGGTGGCAGAGATACCAACCCTATCTGAGTGGGGCCTTGAGTGAAAAATGCAGATATATGCGGAAAAATGCGGAAAAATGCGGAAAAAAGGGGGGAAATgagggggaaaaaaacaacaataAAATATACATGGATGATAACTTGTCCTGAGTTGCCTCCTGTGGGAAAATCAGCCCCCAAAGAGCCCCAAAGTTGTCCATCTGATGTCGCCCCAAAGTCCCTAAACTCAGCCCATAACTCAAACCAAAACCAAaaccaaaaccaaaaaaaaatccccCATAATTCATAAttcaactacagtagctacaagtagtatgGCAGATGTATAAAAGCCAGTGAAAGTCCATGTCATTACTAAGACTTATCCACACATCTTGTAGCCACCAATGACCAGCTTCAACGCCTTCGTCGTCTACATTCTCGTCTTTTACTCCGTTTTACTGACGATAATTTATCGGACTTGTGAGCGAGAAACGGTCCGAAGACAGGGATATCCTCGCTCTAAGGCCCATTGGTTAGATGCAAGTAGTTGGGGTGGTTGGACTCAATGTGCTGATTAATCACTGACGATACGCCGTCTTCAAGTATCGTGTGTACTTTACTTGACTGTTCTTGACTGTTCTTGACTGTTCTTGACTGTTCTTGACTGTTCTTGACTGTTCTTGACTTTACTTGACTTTACTTGACTTTACTTGACTTTACTTGACTTTACTTGACTTTACTTGACTTTACTTGACTTTACTTGACTGTACTTGACTGTACTTGACTGCATTTCCACCAACTAATTTATTAGTGTATTTATCACCAgtcctacttgtaccgtatgtacagtagttaaGTATACCGTGCCTATTTGGTGTATTATTAATGataataaaatatataacTAGAGCCAACCCATACCTATCCCATACAGGTTATGACTAAATATTCTGCCATCTCGCAGCGCTGTcatctactgtatatacttgtactcgtactcgaCTCTATGCAACTCTACTCAACTCGACGCGACGACTCGACTCTACCACACTATATGACTAAGCAGGTTGAGAGCAAATGAGACACGTGATATTAGGGTATGCCAAATCGGGACAGATGCGGCAAGCGTCTGCATTAATCGCATTAATGTTGCCATTTATGATACAGGGCCATCGAGGTTGTTCAGAGCGATTGAGGGCTTATTAAGCCGATCTAGGGTGCTAAGCGGGGATCACGTGCAAGATCGAGACGCCTGTCAAACGGCGGATACGAGATTTAGCCCCGTTTTCGTGTGTCAACAGTGACAAACCGGGGTTATGGGTTTCTTGGTGTCGACTAATCTGTTTGTAATGAAGTTTAAATTAGCGAGGAAGCCGTTGGAAGGCGAATGTTGAGGGGGCTCAATGGGGCCCAAATACTTATATTTCGGGCGCAAAAAAGCCGTTATAGGGCCAATTGAGGTATTTTGATGACATTTCCGTTGTCAAAATCCCCTTGGATCGGTCCTAACCCGCCTTTGGCCTATCCCCCCGCGGCTGGCCCCCGCCTTCGTCACTCAGCTCTGACTC includes:
- a CDS encoding uncharacterized protein (Compare to YALI0B06963g, similar to uniprot|P53043 Saccharomyces cerevisiae YGR123c PPT1 protein ser/thr phosphatase), which codes for MSAEDLKNQGNKALLSGHYNDAVDLYTQAIELNPQSAVYYANRAQAHIKNEAYGVAIEDSSKAIELDPTYIKAYFRRAVSNTAIIKHKDALVDFKKVVQLAPGDNAAKQRLNECQKLVRKAAFALAIAVEEGPALSEQIDLDVVKIDNNYDGVKIDDGYDENDKPVFTVTQKFIDDLVERFKNGKLLHLRYVYAIVVGAIKLFKEEPTMVETPVPEGTTTTVCGDTHGQFFDLLEIFKLNGWPSATHRYVFNGDFVDRGSWSAEIAILLYALKLLNPSFIYLNRGNHETDDMNAVYGFEGEIKHKYNERTFKLFSESFSALPLAHLIGGAYFVVHGGLFSKDGVTLDDIRAYSRFSRKQPGNSGLMMEMLWTDPQPENGRSPSQRGVGIRFGPDVTEAFCKENGLKGVLRSHEVRMGGYEVEHNGKLVTVFSAPNYCDSQGNKGAYINIGHDLEMQFNVFDAQPHPDVKPMAYSNRLMG
- a CDS encoding uncharacterized protein (Compare to YALI0B06985g, no similarity) gives rise to the protein MSDQEIRQALLREANPASRLSHGHSLTRGSRDSGPRNRPNRHFLTRVVAGVDSHNGHLKRQERERATRKFEILDRFIKEELERDENRHTCDRDHRDRDYRDRDYRDRDYRDRDYRDRDYRDRDYRDRYTGSRDGSVSSTGSRTGRVTRFDMRPPPEKLKEIQPSTSSTHNVKFSSVVDKIVRHHKDQAEARNKIYALTSIYNQGHDQAAAGLSISGLSGAEQVGTGYDEDEDYDKQSVTKRRKKRRRADVNRDESDGADGDREDDTRPGRSRERSRERGYSERRSSERRSSESRRSRDRSRENNHRSRSPRY